A single region of the Vagococcus teuberi genome encodes:
- a CDS encoding PTS sugar transporter subunit IIC has protein sequence MEKFLNWVETKFMPPMAKLAEQRHLKAIRDGVISTLSLILIGSFFLVIANPPVPSWAAAIAPYSAQIVVPFRITMGLMSIYAAYGMGYSLAKSYKLDGISGGVLSLATFLMLTVPLNVDQLLPEGQGIGWVMPMGYLGGAGMFSAILAMIFAVEVLRLFKEKNLMIKMPEQVPESVSRSFEALIPGAVIITTTWILRVLLGLDINELLLGIFSPITEVLGNNLLGVLLPMFLIHVLWAAGVHGMSVIGSIVRPMWLLMLDANAQALSDGVSATKLPYIAPEQFYQWTVTIGGAGATLSLCLLLMFATKSTYLKEVGKFSFIPGIFNINEPLIFGVPLIMNPVLALPFICIPLITTTISYFAVKFGLVNGFVLNVTWTLPAPIGAFLSTGNDWRAVVLVVINILIALALYYPFVKAYDNTLIKQEQEEMATEG, from the coding sequence ATGGAGAAATTTTTAAATTGGGTAGAAACAAAATTTATGCCTCCAATGGCAAAATTAGCTGAACAAAGGCATTTGAAAGCTATTAGAGATGGAGTTATTTCAACATTATCGTTAATTCTTATTGGTAGTTTCTTTTTAGTTATTGCAAATCCGCCGGTGCCATCATGGGCAGCAGCGATTGCGCCATATTCAGCACAAATTGTTGTGCCTTTCCGTATTACAATGGGACTTATGAGTATTTATGCAGCGTATGGTATGGGGTATAGTTTAGCGAAATCATACAAGTTGGATGGTATTAGTGGTGGTGTCCTTTCTTTAGCGACATTCTTAATGTTAACGGTACCATTAAATGTCGATCAACTACTTCCTGAAGGTCAAGGAATCGGTTGGGTTATGCCAATGGGGTACCTTGGTGGAGCTGGAATGTTCTCAGCAATTCTTGCGATGATTTTTGCTGTGGAAGTGCTGAGATTATTTAAAGAAAAGAATTTAATGATTAAAATGCCAGAACAAGTACCCGAATCTGTATCACGAAGTTTTGAAGCATTGATACCAGGTGCTGTTATTATCACAACAACATGGATTTTACGCGTTCTTTTAGGATTGGATATTAATGAGCTATTATTAGGTATTTTCTCTCCTATTACAGAAGTTTTAGGAAATAATTTATTAGGTGTTTTATTACCGATGTTCTTAATTCACGTATTATGGGCAGCGGGTGTACATGGTATGAGTGTGATTGGGTCAATTGTTAGACCAATGTGGTTATTAATGTTAGATGCTAATGCACAAGCATTATCTGATGGCGTCTCAGCAACAAAACTACCATATATTGCACCAGAACAATTTTATCAATGGACAGTGACGATTGGTGGGGCAGGAGCGACATTATCACTTTGTTTATTATTAATGTTTGCTACAAAATCAACGTATTTAAAAGAAGTTGGGAAATTCTCGTTTATCCCAGGGATTTTCAATATTAATGAGCCACTTATTTTTGGTGTTCCATTAATTATGAACCCAGTTTTAGCATTACCATTCATTTGTATCCCACTCATTACAACAACAATTAGCTATTTTGCTGTGAAATTTGGATTAGTAAATGGTTTTGTATTGAATGTAACATGGACACTACCAGCACCAATTGGGGCATTTTTATCAACAGGAAATGACTGGCGTGCGGTTGTATTGGTAGTAATTAATATTTTAATTGCACTAGCATTATATTATCCATTTGTTAAAGCATATGACAATACTTTAATTAAACAAGAACAAGAAGAGATGGCGACAGAAGGTTAA
- a CDS encoding DUF871 domain-containing protein translates to MRTLGISVYPNHQSVEDIKEYMKLAAKYGFKRVFTCLLSVDPEEKERIVSDFSETIFFAKSLGMKVVADVSPKVFGELGISYDNLEFFKEIGADGIRLDMGFTGNEESIMTFNPQNLDIELNISSGTRYLENILSYQANDNKLLGCHNFYPHRYTGLSYDHFIETTKVYKENGIRTAAFVNSPTAKTGPWPVEEGLCTLEMHREWPITTQTKHLWATDLIDDVIIANAFASEEELKALSEINPYKLTLDCVIREDTPALERKIILEEFHFNRGDVSDYVIRSTQSRVKYKGHDFKPFNTEDMAKGDIIIETSLYAHYAGELQIALLPMENSGKSNVVGYITPNDRVLLSYIQPWQKFGFNEVSQ, encoded by the coding sequence ATGAGAACATTAGGTATTTCTGTTTATCCGAATCATCAATCGGTTGAAGACATTAAAGAGTATATGAAATTAGCAGCAAAATATGGTTTTAAACGTGTATTCACTTGTTTGTTATCAGTGGATCCAGAAGAAAAGGAAAGAATCGTGAGTGATTTTTCTGAGACCATTTTTTTTGCTAAGTCACTAGGCATGAAAGTAGTGGCTGATGTTAGTCCTAAAGTATTTGGTGAGTTGGGGATTAGTTATGATAATTTAGAATTTTTTAAAGAGATTGGTGCTGATGGGATTCGTTTAGATATGGGATTTACAGGGAATGAAGAATCAATCATGACATTTAATCCTCAAAATCTAGATATTGAGTTAAACATTAGTTCAGGAACACGTTATTTAGAAAATATTCTAAGTTATCAAGCCAATGATAATAAACTCTTAGGGTGTCATAATTTTTATCCGCATCGTTATACAGGACTGAGCTATGATCATTTTATTGAAACAACAAAGGTTTATAAAGAAAATGGCATTAGAACAGCTGCATTTGTTAATTCGCCAACAGCAAAAACAGGTCCATGGCCCGTGGAAGAGGGATTATGTACGTTAGAAATGCATCGGGAATGGCCAATTACGACACAAACAAAACATCTTTGGGCAACGGATTTGATTGATGATGTGATTATCGCCAATGCTTTTGCCTCAGAGGAAGAATTGAAAGCATTAAGCGAGATTAATCCTTATAAATTAACATTAGATTGTGTGATAAGAGAAGACACACCTGCGTTAGAGAGAAAAATAATTTTAGAAGAGTTTCATTTTAATCGTGGAGATGTGTCTGATTATGTGATTCGTTCGACACAAAGTCGTGTGAAATATAAAGGACATGACTTTAAACCATTTAATACAGAAGATATGGCTAAGGGCGATATTATTATTGAAACATCTTTATATGCTCATTATGCAGGTGAACTGCAAATTGCTCTATTACCAATGGAAAATTCAGGTAAATCAAATGTTGTAGGCTATATTACACCAAATGATAGAGTATTGTTATCATACATTCAACCTTGGCAAAAATTTGGGTTTAACGAAGTCTCACAATGA
- a CDS encoding alpha/beta hydrolase: MSIVVGDSYSTVLAKNVTYCGFFPNELGTEVSVIYLLHGRGGNAKSFLNQTTIERFIQGTSFIAFSVDVGNSYYANSDAFGDVLTFVSQEFPIMMQRIHPFNIKNEFIIGISMGGYGVLKLLEKYPDRYRGSAMLSPLLVMDTLVNHIPQTKKELGTVFQKEAWPNLVQSDLHHLGLETHLIHCCGKDDFMIEDSLDFSNKIGSFLPNYSFYVSEGEHNWDYWDGQLSQIINEFNQLIERRNN, from the coding sequence ATGAGTATAGTAGTAGGGGATAGTTACTCAACTGTACTAGCCAAAAATGTGACTTATTGTGGTTTTTTTCCTAATGAATTAGGGACAGAGGTTTCAGTCATTTACTTGCTTCACGGACGAGGTGGCAATGCCAAAAGTTTTTTAAATCAGACAACAATCGAACGGTTTATTCAAGGAACGTCTTTCATCGCTTTTTCTGTGGACGTGGGGAATTCCTATTATGCTAACTCTGATGCGTTTGGTGATGTCTTAACTTTTGTGAGTCAGGAATTTCCTATTATGATGCAACGAATTCATCCCTTTAATATTAAAAATGAGTTTATCATTGGTATATCAATGGGTGGATACGGCGTACTCAAATTATTAGAGAAATATCCTGATAGATATAGAGGATCAGCGATGTTATCTCCACTATTAGTAATGGATACATTAGTCAACCACATTCCTCAAACTAAAAAAGAATTGGGAACTGTTTTTCAAAAAGAGGCATGGCCTAATCTAGTCCAATCAGATTTACATCATCTTGGATTAGAAACGCATCTCATTCACTGTTGTGGGAAAGATGATTTTATGATTGAGGATAGCTTGGATTTCTCTAATAAAATAGGCAGTTTTTTACCTAACTATTCTTTTTATGTGTCTGAAGGAGAACATAATTGGGATTATTGGGATGGACAGTTAAGTCAAATTATAAACGAATTTAATCAATTAATTGAAAGAAGGAACAACTAA
- a CDS encoding PTS lactose/cellobiose transporter subunit IIA, whose amino-acid sequence MEEQIFNIIVHGGNARGFAYEALEACRKGEYEKVDELLKQSKDEMVLAHNTQTELVQKDVRGESVEISLLMIHAQDQLMTTMSEQTLIEQMIIMQKEINELREK is encoded by the coding sequence ATGGAAGAACAAATTTTTAATATTATTGTACACGGTGGAAATGCTAGAGGTTTTGCTTATGAAGCACTTGAAGCATGTCGCAAGGGAGAATACGAAAAAGTAGACGAGCTATTGAAACAATCTAAAGACGAAATGGTGCTAGCGCATAATACTCAAACGGAATTAGTTCAAAAGGATGTTCGAGGAGAAAGTGTAGAAATTAGCTTACTAATGATTCACGCACAAGACCAATTGATGACCACTATGTCAGAACAGACATTGATTGAACAAATGATTATCATGCAAAAAGAAATTAACGAGTTACGAGAGAAATAG
- a CDS encoding BadF/BadG/BcrA/BcrD ATPase family protein, with product MEYIIGLDCGGTKTEAFAYNVKTGEEVASAISGFGNLVVDYDLGMSHITSSIVSIFELLEESHCKGIVLGIAGVDAGGLKEKVSNDLMIIHPTIYIFNDGQLAHFSILKGRDGICVTAGTGSVVLGLHQHKWYRVGGWGHLFGDEGSAYWIAKQAIKLALSDEDNSFQPSDLTFAIFKFFDVKDVFSLTKYLYTLSKTDIASLTTIVAQMNEEGNQEATLLLKQAGIQLGIAVEQMLRKSKLSKESLEIGLNGSVIEKNAQVFSSFHNYLEDSEINVTYCHKQSSCAKGAYYYYKMRELEGLPWDMQ from the coding sequence ATGGAGTATATCATTGGCTTAGATTGCGGTGGAACAAAAACAGAAGCTTTTGCTTATAATGTAAAAACAGGTGAGGAAGTCGCAAGTGCGATTTCTGGTTTTGGTAATCTGGTAGTGGATTATGATTTAGGTATGAGCCACATCACGTCAAGTATAGTATCTATTTTTGAATTACTTGAAGAAAGTCATTGTAAGGGGATTGTTCTAGGTATTGCAGGAGTTGATGCAGGTGGGCTAAAAGAAAAAGTATCCAATGATTTGATGATAATACATCCAACTATTTATATTTTTAATGACGGACAATTAGCTCATTTTTCTATATTAAAAGGAAGAGATGGCATTTGTGTGACTGCTGGAACTGGCTCTGTGGTGTTAGGTTTACATCAACATAAATGGTACAGAGTTGGTGGATGGGGGCATTTATTTGGTGATGAAGGTAGTGCTTATTGGATAGCTAAACAAGCAATAAAATTAGCGTTGAGTGACGAAGATAATAGTTTTCAGCCAAGTGATTTAACGTTTGCTATATTTAAATTTTTTGATGTAAAAGATGTGTTTTCTTTAACTAAATACCTTTACACGTTGTCTAAAACAGATATTGCTTCACTGACAACCATTGTTGCACAGATGAACGAAGAAGGAAATCAAGAAGCCACTCTTTTATTGAAACAAGCAGGTATACAATTAGGAATAGCAGTAGAACAAATGCTCAGAAAGAGTAAGTTATCTAAAGAATCATTAGAAATTGGATTAAATGGAAGTGTCATAGAAAAAAATGCGCAAGTTTTTTCTAGTTTTCACAACTATTTAGAAGACAGTGAAATAAATGTGACTTATTGTCATAAACAGTCATCCTGTGCTAAAGGAGCTTATTATTATTATAAAATGCGAGAGTTGGAGGGGTTACCGTGGGATATGCAATAG
- the anmK gene encoding anhydro-N-acetylmuramic acid kinase AnmK, with product MGYAIGLMSGTSLDGVDVALVKYDEGMSSYELEDFFTVPFSDELKKKVTDAIDINQSNVALICSLNIELGYFFGEAVKKMIEKHQRLGKKIDFVASHGQTLYHQPISEDNLIASTLQVGESSVIAEVTGVKVVSDFRYRDMAVGGQGAPIVPYSEFILYNDREKQRILQNIGGISNATIIPKNATIQEITAFDTGPGNMIIDELVRHFYQEEYDDNGQYAKQGRVSETVLEHMMSHSFFSRPMPRTTGREDFGQHYVTALLDTYELPANDWITTATKFTAKAIALSLASFFVNDTDLIIGGGGSYNPTLLSMIQEEVPSFVSVKTQEDLGQSSEAKEAVAMVVLGHRTLIGKTSNVPSATGATKEVILGKITW from the coding sequence GTGGGATATGCAATAGGATTGATGTCAGGCACATCACTGGACGGTGTAGATGTAGCACTGGTTAAGTATGATGAAGGCATGTCTAGTTATGAGTTAGAGGATTTTTTTACCGTTCCTTTTTCTGATGAGTTAAAGAAAAAAGTCACAGATGCTATTGATATAAATCAATCAAATGTTGCCTTAATTTGCAGCTTAAATATCGAGTTAGGTTATTTTTTTGGTGAAGCAGTTAAAAAAATGATAGAAAAACATCAAAGGTTAGGTAAAAAAATAGACTTTGTTGCGTCTCACGGGCAAACTTTATACCATCAACCTATTTCAGAAGATAATTTAATCGCATCCACCTTGCAAGTAGGAGAGTCAAGTGTGATTGCTGAGGTGACTGGAGTTAAAGTGGTATCTGATTTTAGATACCGGGACATGGCTGTTGGCGGACAAGGGGCACCGATTGTTCCTTACTCAGAATTTATTTTGTATAACGACAGAGAAAAACAGCGAATTTTACAAAATATTGGCGGTATTTCAAACGCCACAATTATTCCGAAAAATGCTACAATACAGGAGATAACAGCTTTTGATACAGGGCCAGGTAATATGATAATTGATGAATTAGTGCGCCATTTTTATCAGGAAGAGTATGATGATAATGGCCAATATGCTAAGCAAGGTCGTGTGTCAGAAACAGTTTTAGAACACATGATGTCACATTCCTTTTTTAGTCGCCCTATGCCACGGACAACAGGAAGAGAAGATTTTGGACAGCACTATGTCACCGCATTGCTTGATACGTATGAATTACCAGCTAATGATTGGATTACAACAGCAACAAAATTTACTGCAAAAGCGATTGCGTTATCATTGGCCTCGTTTTTCGTAAACGATACTGACTTAATCATTGGTGGGGGTGGAAGCTATAATCCAACGTTACTTTCAATGATTCAAGAAGAAGTGCCGTCTTTTGTGTCAGTTAAAACACAAGAAGATTTAGGCCAATCATCAGAAGCAAAAGAAGCTGTTGCTATGGTTGTGTTGGGACATCGAACGCTTATAGGCAAAACAAGTAACGTGCCAAGTGCTACTGGTGCGACTAAAGAAGTTATTTTGGGGAAAATAACATGGTAG